The genomic region CAGCGCCGGTCTCCGGCGTCAACCCACTGAGTTCGAGGTGTTCGTGACGGCCGTCGACCCGCGTACAGCCGCGACGACCCCGTACCCCGCGCCGCTGCCGACCGAACCGGCTCCCTCCGAGGTGACCGGCCCGTCGGTGCGCGACGTGATCAAGGCGTACGTCGGTCTGACCAAGCCGCGCATCATCGAGCTCCTGCTGGTCACCACCGTGCCGGTGATGTTCCTGGCCGCCGGGGGAGTCCCCGGCCTGGGCGTCGTCGTCGCCACCCTGATCGGCGGCATCCTGGCCTCCGGCAGCGCCAACACGATCAACTGCGTGCTGGACCGCGACATCGACGAGCAGATGCGGCGGACCCGCCGCCGCCCGTTGCCGCGGCACGCGGTCAGTCCGCGCTCGGCGATGGTGTTCGGCATCGTGCTCGGGGTGCTCGCGACCCTGGAGCTCGGCCTCTTCGTCAACTGGCTGTCGTCGGGGCTGGCGTTGACGGCGAACCTGTTCTACGTCTTCGTCTACACGATGGTGCTCAAGCGCCGGACCGTGCAGA from Kribbella flavida DSM 17836 harbors:
- a CDS encoding heme o synthase, giving the protein MTAVDPRTAATTPYPAPLPTEPAPSEVTGPSVRDVIKAYVGLTKPRIIELLLVTTVPVMFLAAGGVPGLGVVVATLIGGILASGSANTINCVLDRDIDEQMRRTRRRPLPRHAVSPRSAMVFGIVLGVLATLELGLFVNWLSSGLALTANLFYVFVYTMVLKRRTVQNIVWGGIAGCFPTLIGWTSVTNELAWTPLVLFGVVFFWTPPHTWALAMRYREDYASVDVPMLPVVATPVATARQILAYSIVMVITSVALWPVAGTGFVYPLAAVVLGAVFLREAFALLARANTGADGPALRPMRLFHFSNIYLALLFIAAAIDPLLR